In Kineococcus sp. NBC_00420, a single genomic region encodes these proteins:
- the hisF gene encoding imidazole glycerol phosphate synthase subunit HisF encodes MSVAVRVIPCLDVDAGRVVKGVNFADLRDAGDPVELARRYDAEGADELTFLDVTASSGSRETTYDVVRRTAEQVFIPLTVGGGVRSVADVEKLLRAGADKVGVNTAAIARPELIAEIADRFGAQVLVLSVDARRTLPGEPTTASGFEVTTHGGRRGTGLDAVEWAARAAELGAGEILLNSMDADGTKAGFDLEMLGQVRARVSVPLVASGGAGAVEHFPPAVAAGADAVLAASVFHFGQLTVGEVKDALRASGSAVR; translated from the coding sequence GTGAGCGTCGCCGTCCGTGTCATCCCCTGCCTCGACGTCGACGCCGGCCGCGTCGTCAAGGGCGTCAACTTCGCCGACCTGCGGGACGCCGGTGACCCCGTCGAACTCGCGCGGCGCTACGACGCCGAGGGCGCCGACGAGCTGACGTTCCTCGACGTCACCGCATCCTCCGGCTCGCGGGAGACCACCTACGACGTCGTGCGCCGCACCGCGGAGCAGGTCTTCATCCCCCTCACCGTCGGTGGCGGTGTCCGCAGCGTCGCCGACGTCGAGAAGCTGCTGCGCGCCGGCGCGGACAAGGTCGGCGTGAACACCGCGGCCATCGCGCGGCCCGAACTCATCGCCGAGATCGCCGACCGCTTCGGCGCGCAGGTCCTCGTGCTCTCCGTCGACGCCCGCCGGACCCTGCCCGGCGAACCCACCACCGCGTCCGGTTTCGAGGTCACCACCCACGGTGGCCGACGGGGGACCGGCCTCGACGCCGTCGAGTGGGCCGCCCGAGCCGCCGAGCTCGGCGCCGGGGAGATCCTGCTGAACTCCATGGACGCCGACGGCACCAAGGCCGGCTTCGACCTCGAGATGCTCGGCCAGGTCCGCGCCCGGGTCAGCGTCCCCCTCGTCGCCAGCGGCGGCGCCGGGGCCGTCGAGCACTTCCCGCCGGCCGTCGCCGCGGGCGCCGACGCCGTCCTCGCCGCCAGCGTCTTCCACTTCGGCCAGCTCACCGTCGGCGAGGTCAAGGACGCGCTGCGGGCCAGCGGGTCCGCCGTCCGCTAG
- a CDS encoding TIGR03085 family metal-binding protein, translating into MTTAQAPRSSHRTDARRERDALCDSASRVGPDAPTLCAGWDVRDLLVHLAVRDNRPDVVLGEAVGPLRPRRERVLAELGAQPFEELVERVRNGPHGPLKLQALDSLANTSEFFVHHEDILRAQDDWAPRELPRGQTATLWRTVRVMGRVAYRRAGVGVVLVTPGGPRAVVRSGDEAVSLTGEPAELVLHAFGRRSRAKVEVDGTPAAVQRFRKAFPG; encoded by the coding sequence ATGACGACGGCGCAGGCCCCCCGCAGCAGCCACCGCACCGACGCCCGGCGGGAGCGTGACGCGCTGTGCGACAGCGCCTCGCGGGTCGGTCCCGACGCGCCGACGCTCTGCGCGGGCTGGGACGTGCGCGACCTGCTGGTGCACCTGGCGGTGCGTGACAACCGGCCGGACGTGGTGCTGGGCGAGGCTGTGGGCCCGTTGCGCCCGCGGCGCGAGCGGGTGCTGGCGGAACTGGGCGCCCAGCCCTTCGAGGAGCTGGTGGAGCGGGTGCGCAACGGCCCGCACGGGCCGCTGAAGCTGCAGGCGCTGGACAGCCTGGCCAACACCTCGGAGTTCTTCGTCCACCACGAGGACATCCTGCGGGCCCAGGACGACTGGGCCCCGCGCGAGCTCCCCCGGGGGCAGACGGCGACGCTGTGGCGCACGGTGAGGGTGATGGGTCGCGTCGCCTACCGCCGTGCCGGGGTCGGGGTCGTGCTGGTCACCCCCGGCGGTCCGCGCGCCGTCGTCCGCTCCGGTGACGAGGCCGTCTCGTTGACGGGTGAGCCGGCGGAGCTGGTGCTGCACGCGTTCGGTCGGCGCAGTCGGGCGAAGGTCGAGGTCGACGGCACTCCCGCTGCGGTGCAGCGCTTCCGCAAGGCCTTCCCGGGCTAG
- the hisI gene encoding phosphoribosyl-AMP cyclohydrolase has translation MARSCHPGRSAPRAGGETIVPVSSLDLDPHVAERLKRNEAGLVCAVVQQHDTREVLMVAWMDDEALASTLATGRATYFSRSRQQLWRKGDTSGHVQWVKKVSLDCDGDALLVEVDQVGAACHTGDRTCFDAVTLPLLPA, from the coding sequence ATGGCCAGATCGTGCCACCCGGGGCGGAGCGCGCCACGCGCGGGCGGTGAGACCATCGTCCCCGTGTCGTCCCTCGATCTCGATCCCCACGTCGCCGAGCGGCTCAAGCGCAACGAGGCCGGACTGGTCTGCGCCGTCGTGCAGCAGCACGACACCCGGGAGGTGCTGATGGTCGCCTGGATGGACGACGAGGCGCTCGCGAGCACGCTGGCCACCGGCCGGGCCACCTACTTCTCCCGCAGCCGCCAGCAGTTGTGGCGCAAGGGCGACACGTCCGGGCACGTCCAGTGGGTCAAGAAGGTCTCGCTGGACTGCGACGGCGACGCCCTCCTCGTCGAGGTCGACCAGGTCGGGGCCGCCTGCCACACCGGCGACCGCACGTGCTTCGACGCCGTGACGCTGCCCCTCCTGCCGGCGTGA
- a CDS encoding Trp biosynthesis-associated membrane protein, with the protein MNAGRERGLLLLAGIAGAVVGLGAGAPTWVSGAVETATGASAVLVNGRDAAPVATALSLVSLAAVVASTLGRRVARLVAAVVLVLGGAGTVVASLAVTSDPSAALTAPARAASGTTGVRLQGDPSVRPWPVVSAVGGVLVLVGGAGVLVRTRRWNAAAPSVGSTRHERDATRAAVTLAPHEDPAAAWDSLSQGEDPTR; encoded by the coding sequence GTGAACGCCGGACGCGAACGCGGTCTGCTGCTGCTCGCCGGGATCGCGGGGGCCGTCGTCGGCCTCGGGGCCGGTGCGCCGACGTGGGTGAGCGGGGCCGTGGAGACCGCGACCGGTGCGAGCGCCGTGCTCGTCAACGGTCGCGACGCCGCCCCCGTCGCCACCGCGCTGAGCCTGGTCAGCCTCGCCGCCGTGGTGGCCTCGACGCTGGGGCGCCGGGTGGCGCGGCTCGTGGCCGCGGTGGTCCTCGTCCTCGGCGGGGCCGGGACGGTCGTGGCCAGCCTGGCCGTCACCTCGGACCCGTCCGCGGCGTTGACCGCACCCGCCCGGGCCGCCAGCGGGACGACCGGGGTCCGTCTCCAGGGCGATCCGTCGGTGCGGCCCTGGCCCGTGGTCTCCGCCGTGGGTGGGGTGCTGGTGCTCGTCGGCGGGGCGGGTGTGCTGGTGCGGACGCGGCGCTGGAACGCCGCCGCGCCGTCCGTCGGCTCCACCCGCCACGAACGCGACGCCACCCGCGCCGCGGTCACCCTGGCCCCCCACGAGGACCCCGCCGCGGCCTGGGACTCCCTGAGCCAGGGCGAGGACCCCACCCGCTGA
- a CDS encoding HGxxPAAW family protein → MSSQQSPSNSHGANDSTTRGATDVVDEHGHGHSVAAWAGVAVCLVGFLILCLAIVFPSLTWGIIGGVVIVASLAVAGGLAKAGYGVKKADGTPVGVGRAQH, encoded by the coding sequence GTGAGCAGCCAGCAGAGCCCGTCGAACAGCCACGGGGCGAACGACTCGACCACCCGCGGGGCGACCGACGTCGTCGACGAGCACGGTCACGGCCACAGCGTCGCGGCCTGGGCCGGTGTCGCGGTGTGCCTCGTCGGGTTCCTCATCCTCTGCCTCGCGATCGTCTTCCCCAGCCTGACGTGGGGGATCATCGGCGGTGTCGTCATCGTGGCCTCCCTGGCCGTCGCGGGGGGGCTGGCCAAGGCCGGCTACGGCGTCAAGAAGGCCGACGGCACCCCCGTCGGCGTCGGCCGCGCCCAGCACTGA
- the trpC gene encoding indole-3-glycerol phosphate synthase TrpC, with translation MTVLDDILAGVREDLAARKALTTLDELKDRAHRQVAAKDARALLRPRDVEQRGVKVIAEVKRKSPSKGALATIPDPAALAAQYELGGATVISVLTEQRRFGGSLDDLRAVRLAVDVPVLRKDFVVDSYQLWEARAWGADVVLLIVAALEQEALVSLIERTQSLGMTALVEVHTAEEVARALDADAKVIGVNNRNLKTLQVDNATFADLAPLIPDHVVKIAESGVSGPRDVVEFARAGADAVLVGETLVKGADPRRAVADLVAAGAHPSIQAVRP, from the coding sequence GTGACTGTCCTCGACGACATCCTGGCCGGCGTCCGCGAGGACCTGGCCGCCCGCAAGGCGCTGACCACCCTCGACGAGCTGAAGGACCGCGCCCACCGTCAGGTCGCGGCCAAGGACGCTCGTGCGCTCCTCAGGCCGCGTGACGTGGAGCAGCGCGGGGTGAAGGTCATCGCCGAGGTGAAGCGCAAGAGCCCCTCCAAGGGCGCCCTCGCCACCATCCCGGACCCGGCCGCCCTCGCCGCGCAGTACGAGCTCGGCGGCGCCACCGTCATCTCCGTCCTCACCGAGCAGCGCCGCTTCGGCGGCAGCCTCGACGACCTCCGTGCGGTGCGCCTCGCCGTGGACGTCCCGGTGCTGCGCAAGGACTTCGTCGTGGATTCGTACCAACTGTGGGAGGCCCGCGCCTGGGGAGCCGACGTCGTGCTCCTCATCGTGGCCGCCCTCGAACAGGAAGCTCTCGTGTCCCTCATCGAACGCACCCAGTCCCTGGGCATGACCGCGCTGGTGGAGGTGCACACGGCCGAGGAGGTCGCGCGCGCCCTCGACGCCGACGCGAAGGTCATCGGTGTCAACAACCGCAACCTCAAGACCCTCCAGGTCGACAACGCCACCTTCGCCGACCTCGCTCCGCTCATCCCCGACCACGTCGTCAAGATCGCCGAGTCGGGCGTGTCCGGTCCCCGCGACGTCGTCGAGTTCGCCCGTGCGGGCGCGGACGCCGTCCTGGTCGGAGAGACCCTGGTCAAGGGCGCGGACCCCCGTCGCGCGGTCGCCGACCTCGTCGCCGCCGGCGCGCACCCCTCCATCCAGGCGGTGCGCCCGTGA